The genome window CCGCGGGCTCGGTGGCAAGTGCCATGGGCCTTGTCGGCTTTGAGTACGACTATTTTGTTTTGATGGTTTCTTATGCGCATGCAAAGAGCAACGAAGCTAAAAAGGCTGCGTTCGAAGAACGTTGCGCGCTGGCGAATGCTCACAAGGTTCGTGTGCTGGGGGACGAAGAGTTCAAGTATTTTAAGTCATGGAAAAATTCCGTGATTCGTGAATTGGCGCCGCACATGCCCGGCGCAAAACCGCTTGAGATTGCCCATGCCTGCAAACAAAAAATTTCGGCTGCAGAAGTTTCTGAAACACTTGATTTTTTGGTGAAGGCAAATCTCTTGAAAAAGGACAAGAACGGAAATTACCGGCAGACGGACAAGACGATTAAAATGGCGCCGGTGGAGGCCGTGCCGCTGGCCGCTCGCGATTTGCAGCGCCAGATGGGTGAATTTGCCATCAGGGCGATTGACTTGCCGATTTCGGAACGAGTCATGTCGGGTTATACGCTTGGGCTTACGCATCGTGCGTACGAGCGCATCAAAAAAGAGACTGAAGATTATTACCGCCGCGTGGTGGCGATTGCGACAGAGGAAGACGAAACGGAACAGGTTTATCGCTTGAACGTGCAGTTGTTCCCATTGAGCGAACATTTGAAAACCGAAAAGGAAACAGTTTTAAAAAAGGGGCAGAGAAAATGAGAAAAATGATGAGCAAGGAATTGTTTATGAAACGGAATCAAATTATAGGGTGTCTCGCGATTGGGGCCATGTTCTGGGCCTGTTCCAGTAGCGATTCCGATAGTATGGATCTCGGCGGCGGCGCTTCGGGCGATGCTGGCGTTACCGCTGTCGTAGACTGGGAAGTTGCTGGCGTTTCGCAGAAGGGTCCGTTCGTGACAGGTTCTGCAGTGACCGTGCAGGAACTGGACGGCATTACGCTCAAGCAGACCGGCAAGAGCTTCAAGGGCTCTATCAAGAGCGATAAGGGCGACTTTGCTATCAAGGATATCAATCTAGAGTCGCAGTATGCAATCCTTGAAGCTTCGGGCTACTACCGCGACGAAATCTCTGGCAAGAAGTCTTCGGGCATGGTGACGCTCCGCGCGCTGACTGACCTTTCTAACCGCAAGACGGTGAATATCAACTTGCTCACGCACCTGGAATACGAACGCGTGTTGTACCTGGTCAACAAGAAGAAAATGTCGATTGCCGATGCGAAGGCCCAGGCTGAAGAAGAAGTGCTTTCCTCGTTTGCAATCAATGGCGACTTTGGCGAATCCGAAGATCTGAATATCTTTGAATCGGGTGATGGCAATGCGGCGCTGCTTGCAGTGAGCGTGTTGATGCAGGGCGATGCCGATGTGGCGGGCCTTACCGAACGCATGGGTGAATTCGGTATCTCGCTTGCTGAAGGTGGCCGTTGGGACGATGCCGACACCAAGACCGCGATTGCGGACTGGGCCTGTGATATCGACCTGAAGGGCTCACTTTCGAAGGTGCGCAAGAATGTGGAAGACTGGAAATATGCAGATACTGTTCCCGCATTCGAAAAATATGTCACGAACTTCTGGTGGGATAATTACGGTCTCGGTGTTTGCAATGACAAACGCGAAAACGAAACCAAGCGCAACATAAACAAGCTCAGCAATCTGTACAACGAATACTTCGTGTGCGAAAAGGGCCGCTGGCATATTCCTGGTGACGAACCGCTGTCCAGCTCGTCGGTTGAAGATGCTTCAGAAAGTTCTTCGTCGTCGCCGGCCGGAGTGTCAAGCAGCAGTTCGGTCCAGAACCCGTCCGGAATCTCT of uncultured Fibrobacter sp. contains these proteins:
- a CDS encoding TIGR02147 family protein, yielding MKEIIEYTDYRKFIQDYYDERKRCSAFSWHAFAQKAGFSSDVYLKYVCEGKKNLSVGSAGSVASAMGLVGFEYDYFVLMVSYAHAKSNEAKKAAFEERCALANAHKVRVLGDEEFKYFKSWKNSVIRELAPHMPGAKPLEIAHACKQKISAAEVSETLDFLVKANLLKKDKNGNYRQTDKTIKMAPVEAVPLAARDLQRQMGEFAIRAIDLPISERVMSGYTLGLTHRAYERIKKETEDYYRRVVAIATEEDETEQVYRLNVQLFPLSEHLKTEKETVLKKGQRK